A single window of Scomber scombrus chromosome 12, fScoSco1.1, whole genome shotgun sequence DNA harbors:
- the LOC133992363 gene encoding uncharacterized protein LOC133992363, with amino-acid sequence MPHRNCSLEINNNSSNTLSNPRVFIESGCCEVPLSPMVGPYSNATALFNKTTGAATGTVGVFTYDLFNPNMNDYSHVMAVMFSVPYDRNLYSNWFAVGIFDRGNDCDYNLYDIMYNGGENNFVRAKADGSCISYQGDYVAVSASMSDSGEAVLRVDITDAVMY; translated from the exons ATGCCTCACCGCAACTGTTCACTTGAGATCAACAACAACTCTTCCAACACTCTTTCCAACCCAAG GGTGTTTATTGAGAGTGGCTGCTGTGAGGTCCCTCTGTCGCCCATGGTGGGTCCATACTCCAACGCCACCGCATTGTTTAACAAGACCACCGGCGCCGCGACTGGCACGGTGGGCGTCTTCACCTACGACCTGTTCAACCCTAACATGAACGACTACAGCCACGTCATGGCCGTCATGTTCTCTGTTCCCTATGACCGGAACCTCTACTCCAACTGGTTCGCTGTGGGGATCTTTGATAGAGGCAACGACTGTGACTACAATCTTTATGATATCATGTATAATGGTGGCGAAAATAATTTTGTACGAGCCAAGGCTGACGGCTCCTGCATTTCTTATCAGGGCGATTATGTTGCAGTCAGTGCGTCCATGTCAGACTCAGGAGAAGCTGTGCTGAGGGTGGACATCACTGATGCTGTCATGTACTGA